From a region of the Acanthochromis polyacanthus isolate Apoly-LR-REF ecotype Palm Island chromosome 3, KAUST_Apoly_ChrSc, whole genome shotgun sequence genome:
- the ppm1kb gene encoding protein phosphatase 1K, mitochondrial, whose product MSAACLVRLARCSGPHVGRVGLLQTALVPFSLQHDSHLQFTVFHRKLFSPSGRRHSNTRFDADSSGRPTTWDSFGIWDNRIDEPILLPSSIRYGKPIPKVSLSKVGCASLIGQRKGNEDRYQVSQMTDNILYFAVFDGHGGPEAADFCEKYMEKFIKDFVAAEDNLELVLTKAFLEVDKALAKHLHFSPSVAGTNAGTTATVALLRDGIELVVASVGDSRAMLCRRGKALKLTVDHTPERKDEKERIKKSGGFITWNSLGQPNVNGRLAMTRSIGDFDLKNMGVIAEPETKRLSLHHVHDAFLALTTDGVNFIMNSQEICNVINQCHDPKEAAQRISDQALQYGSEDNSTIIVVPFGAWGKHKSSDASFSFSRSIVSSGRWA is encoded by the exons ATGTCAGCAGCCTGTCTCGTGCGCCTGGCAAGGTGCAGTGGTCCTCATGTGGGTCGCGTTGGCCTTTTACAGACAGCCCTAGTCCCATTCTCACTCCAGCACGACAGCCACCTGCAGTTCACAGTCTTCCACAGAAAACTTTTCAGCCCTTCAGGAAGACGGCACAGCAACACACGCTTTGATGCTGACAGCAGTGGTCGCCCCACCACCTGGGATTCGTTTGGCATCTGGGACAATCGTATTGATGAGCCCATCTTGCTGCCCTCCAGCATTCGTTATGGCAAACCCATTCCCAAAGTTAGCCTATCGAAGGTGGGCTGTGCCTCGCTCATTGGTCAACGCAAAGGGAATGAAGATCGCTACCAGGTCTCCCAAATGACCGACAACATCCTCTACTTTGCTGTGTTTGATGGGCATGGCGGACCAGAGGCGGCTGACTTTTGTGAAAAATACATGGAGAAGTTCATTAA GGACTTTGTGGCAGCAGAGGACAATCTGGAATTAGTTTTAACAAAGGCCTTCCTTGAAGTAGACAAAGCTCTTGCGAAGCACTTACACTTCTCTCCAAGCG TCGCCGGGACGAACGCAGGAACCACCGCCACTGTGGCCCTGCTGAGGGACGGCATCGAGCTGGTGGTTGCCAGTGTGGGTGACAGTCGTGCCATGTTGTGCCGCAGAGGCAAGGCCCTGAAACTCACTGTTGACCACACTCCTGAAAGGAAGGACGAGAAAGAGAG GATAAAGAAGAGTGGGGGTTTTATCACCTGGAATAGTCTGGGGCAACCAAATGTCAACGGCAGGTTGGCAATGACGCGCAGTATTGGAGACTTTGACCTGAAGAACATGGGAGTTATTGCTGAGCCTGAGACCAAAAGACTATCG TTGCACCATGTCCATGATGCATTCCTGGCGCTGACCACAGATGGCGTTAACTTCATTATGAACAGCCAGGAAATCTGCAACGTCATCAACCAATGCCACGACCCCAAAGAGGCAGCTCAGAGAATATCTGACCAG GCTCTGCAGTATGGTTCAGAGGACAACAGCACAATCATCGTGGTGCCGTTCGGTGCTTGGGGAAAACACAAGAGTTCGGACGCAAGCTTCTCCTTCAGCAGAAGTATCGTGTCCAGCGGTCGCTGGGCGTAG